taatctgtAGGATTTAGATACGAGATTTTTGAGTCGCAAATTTTTCCATTCAcctttttttcttactttttggGGTCCTTGCTAAGTCTGATCACTGTTTGTTGAAGGTCAACATggattaaataacataaaaatatgtaccataaaaatataaatactttctgTACACAGCCTATTATTACCATACGATGATGTCAAATTACCATTCCTTTTCATAATGTTTACCTGCAGTCTTAACCTATTGTCTTAACAacacacaaataattttaacgAATCGAGATAATTTTGCAGAAATAGAAATGGTTTAAAAACCATACAAGTATTATTTGTAACTTTGTTTTGGTCTTTTAATGCTTTTGAAACAAAGCGTAcatcataaaataacacaaaaagcCATATCAAAAGTCACCTAGTATTTCAACCATTATCAAAACACAAATCAAtactaatacaaaatattttaagacaCTAAACCTACGCACTGGACAGTTCTCACACTTTTTAAGActgacattaatattattttatacttcacCGGGTCGAAACCCACTAATCTCTTGACGGTACACATAACTGGCGTTGATGGGCCAAAGGTCACAACGGTGCATAATTCTATAATCAATTctaaaagaataaaatgttctaTAGTGTGGTTCATGTTGGCCCAACATACGCCAACGCCAATGTTTGGTGTTGGTTTGGGTTTAGCAAAGTTTGTACTGGGATTCGATTGACGGATGTCGTAAtatgtaacatattttattgaGAAAGGATAACTAAATATATGCAGAAGTGCCATTTTTGAccagttattttatgtattagacATTTACATCCCCTGATACATTGTAATGCCATAAAACATTGAGACCTGTTGTAGCGCGGCTTGACTAACAATGCTGTAATTTGAATGAATGGACGAGATTAGCTGAGATGCCTGAGATTAGCTTGTTAAACTACGATTACAACTATCAGTGTTAAACTGTGACAAAATATGgattcgtttttgttttaatacattgTCCTACAGTACGATTTTCTCCcgtatcgtaggtgcgtttacaaacatacaattttacatacagtTGACACCCAgactaaaacaacaatttttggaacACACAAAAGGTTGCTTGCtctgtacgggaatcgaaccttacagttgcccagccattgcgccaaccgtgcagtcaatatcaCAGTCCCACATAACATAATCTGGGTTTATAATATAAGCCCAGTAATCATTTACATACCTTTATTTAAGACAGAAATTACGATAAAACGTCTCAACGTACACAGTGATAAGTAAAGCGTTTAATCTTTATCAGTCTGTTTATAAATAGATGACATGTCTAAAATTGGTTACTCTGATAATCCAGTACTTGACAAAAATAGATGGAACTTTGTACTTACACTTTCGAAtggaaaattatgaaaaatcgTACCATGTTTGCTTACGTAAATAGAGTCAGAGATTAAGTGACGTGATAGATTACCTACtcgtatattatttacttaaacttaaaaaaactagtttatcTAATACGATAATCAACTCTAACAGCTATTGTTTAGCGATCGATCTTGTAAACGATGAGTTTATCATCGCGATCTTTTAGGCTGCTTTTGCAGCCTATATTTTTAAGGGGGCATAATCATTCTATATTTTCATGTTTcttctgccttgggtgaggcgaaagggatctcgcctcacccaagtcaGTGTTAGagtcagtgtcagactcttactaactaaaaacctccccgttgctactcctgctttaagccggagctccgataaatccgcaaggtagtccgcggctccggatcATCAGCCTCCACTGAAGCTGAAATAGGACAGTTCCTATTTCTGAACAAAAGTCTTGCGGAGCAGGAATTGAAATCATGATGCTAATCACGATTTCAAAGATTAAAGGAATTATAAGTCCCGACTTCCTTATAATGTCTTCCTTCACCGCAAATAACcctaatacaaaattttatgtagctttatattatacagaaaacaaaagtattatccacaactatacaacacaaaagtGATGTGACATCACATGACAAAAGTCCTTTCGATAAAAAAACGAGAACTACATAAAACACAGCCCACATACCTACTCGTACACAAGAGCATGTGTCATTGTTTAGTCTCCAACTTATCTATGCAAGCACTTCTCAGTAAACGCTAGACCAAATAGTAGTCCAGAATGTATCGATAAGAATGACGTAATGACGTCACATCACTAAAATGTACGGCATGTCTAGTGTAAACTGTACTAGTGGTGGGAAAGTTTAATTTTTTGGCCTTTAAAGGTGATACGAATGTTATGAAAAGTATGTGTCGAGTATGGAACGATTCTATAAACAAAAGAcggttgtgttttgtttcatatGTGTAGAGGAGGGATGTGGTAGTATGAtacgttatgttatgttatgttttatagttCTTTTAAGCCTTTTCATTGGTTGAAAACTCGGAAAACCGCTGTGGGCTGAATTGCTGAATGATGATGAGATTTGGTGCACAAATCACTGTgaaaatttatgtaaatggtgatgaatattacattaatgtcaaaatgtgtccagtaaatggcaataggctcaccccctattacgtggaacttataacacaaatggtgaaaagtacattgtatagcggtattacgtatcgtaatgagcacctctgcctaccccttcggggatagaaggtgtgacgttgctttttattACATCAATGTTTACACTAAAATGTGAGTgtcaatgataataaaatacctaataaatgtgcatttaaataaattataattttaaatgatgcAATAAATTGGCTCGGTAATAAAGCTGGCCACatttaaataggtaaatgtgtaagtattatattaccTAGGTATGTAACATACCAGACGGCATAGGACCTCATTAATTATATGCAAGCCATTAGGTAATTAAAGTTGTTgagtcatttttatttattttggagtCATCCTCATAGTTAATAATTCCATCGTTATGACAATTTTCGAAACTGAAACAAATTAAACTGGAATTGCTTGTTCAGAAGTCGCACTTGCCACCATTTGAACCAACGATGCAATCAAATCTACAATCGACTAAATCAGTATAATAAATACACACAACAACAAACACAGACCCTGGAAACAGATGTACGCAtttatactaattaaaaacatatttaaacacACAgctaatttaacataattatcaccCATTTGAGCCATGAATAATCCTCAAAAAATGTACAATAAAAtcttgcaaaaaaaaacaaagaactttttagacaaacattaaaaattcaaagGGATTCGAacctataattatatagtttttaaacGGACCTTAACGACTGAGGGAATGACAAAAGTTGAGAGTTTTTGGCTCGCGTCACTACCTGGCCGTCGGATGGccgaaaaaaaacataccgaaAAGGAATACCGCTCAAATCTGTGCCGCAAGTTCCATTTAACTTGTGCCTCAGATTGGACCGTGCCATTTATTACAGAGCCTTTAAACGCACCGCCCTTTGTCTACGTCATTTTCTTTCAACAAAAAAACCACTAAAATCAAACGTCGGATAGATTGAACGTCTAAGATAAAACTGTTAACAGTACATCACTAATTACCCAACGGTTTTCGAATTACTTTACAAGCCgtaaaattattgttgtttacaCTATCAATGCGCTATGTGTTTGTTGTAAACTTGTAAACAATAGCGCAGTACTAAACTGTGAATACAGTACCGCTAAAAGGAAAAGTGTTCTTGGGTGGCAAACATTACTTCGGAATGTATTTATAGTACCGAGAATTATTACAAATAGGTACAAGagttgtaaataattacaatttgttAAACAACATTTGTAACTGTTTAAATGATAGGCGGTACATTCAAAAACATGTCCTGCTATGCAAATCAAGATTAAATTCCTGTTTACCTGAGTACACACATTCGTGTACAAGGAACACAACATTCTTTGTAACatttgaagaaaaaaattatatccaCGTGCCCTTTGATTTACAGAGGCCAAGAAAATAACTTCTGGACTTAAAAGCCGGGCTATAAGTGTATAAACCCGAcggttattaaaatatttcatacaaaaaaccAAAGTGTTCTTCAAGAATTCCCTGGGAAAGTATGTTACGCATGCTTGAAACTCGATCGTTGGGCCACACGTGCTCCCGCGCAACATGAATGGGACAGGGCGAAGGGTGGGGTAAGGGCCGCGGCGCGCGGGGGCGGGAAGAAGGCTTTTTTCAGGCAGTTGAAGCTGAGGCGCGGGCGGTGACGCGCGTCCTGTGCATAGCTAGCGAGCTCCTGTGCCCCGATCATAAGTTAGTGTATATTTAGTGTTCACGTGGACGAGTATTTAGATGTaagtattttacaatatttaaattattatatttcactgTGTACCGTGTAAAGTAGCCTCAGATTTGTTGCAAACAATATCCTCTTGCCTCTGTGATATTTCGTGTTATTTATAAGTTCAGTGTTGGGTTACATTTTACCTTGTTTTATCCTTAAATTCATACCAACGAAGTAAATTCTTGTGGTTGTTTCGGTACTCGATTTAATACATGTACAAGTCGCTTGGGTATGGTTTAACCGATCCGTTGTTCATCAGTGACCtcgtgttattttattttgatgaataaaattaataaattaaattattatttgtttgtcagATATGAAAATGTCGGATCCAGCCCCGTTGTCGAAGACGGCGAAATACAAGAAAATTACAAAACCACTTTTGGAACGAAAACGGCGCGCGCGCATCAATCGCTGTTTGGACGAACTTAAAGATCTTATGGTCGGAGCTTTAGAggtatgtacataatttattgCACTAATTAGTTTACTCGAATGATTTACTCAAAGTGATTAGCGTTAACTGGTAACTTAGTAACATTATGTCTCAGTGTGAATGATTACTGGATTGCTTAATTACTACAACTTATCTTAGTAAACTGAGGAAATGAGTAATAAACACTTAAACATGCAACGAAAAATACATTGTCACGACAGCTATATTTAACTCAAGTGTTTCTAAAACTGTTCGAGTGCCATCAAAGATAAAACATGGTGCCATGTtatcattttctatttttatcgtTACTCCATTACCTGCAGTGTTTGCATTGAAGTATCGCTCCTCCATTATTACTGTTCATCAAAACGCAATCCATCATTCATTCACacaccatttatttttatcacgaaCCGGTCGTCCTTCTGTTTATTACTGGGCACTTATCATGCGCCGTACCGCCACCAAACTGGAATATAAAAGTACAAGTTCCATTAAAAGACAGGAGTCGCTTATTCACATATATGCACAGTTATATTAATGTGACGTCTCGCACCGTGAGAACCCCGCCGAGCACCTGCGCTATACTCTAcacacttttttctttttgtcaCAGATCGATGACGACAACCTGAGCAAGTTGGAGAAGGCTGATATCCTTGAGTTAACCGTTAACCATCTCACAAAGTTGCACAGCCCTAGAGACCCGGTTTTGGAAGCCAAGAAGTTTCAAGCGGGTTTCGGACAATGTGCCGCTGAAGCGTGCCGGTTTATCATGTCTGTGCCAGATTTAGACGCCAACGTCAGTCAAAACTTAGTCAGTCATCTGTCTAGACTAATCACTGCCCAACCTCTCACTATTCAAGTACCAGACAGGCCTAACTTCTCACCTCCAAACTCGCCGTCATCCGTCATCTCCGACAGACAACATTACTACAGCGACCACGACAGATCCTCATCAGACGCGGAAGACTCAGTTTATTCAGGCGATGGCTCGAAACAGTGGGCGTACAATAGACCCGCTGCGAGGGTTCCTCATAAAGTACCTCCTACCGGGCTACTCACAACGGTAGACAATCTCAACCATCACAACGCGCCCGAACAATTGAACAGTCAAAGAAATGGGACGTATTACAAAAGAGTCCCGGCCGAGGCGAAAGATGTAATCCTACAAAAAATTCGTCAGCACATAATGGACAAGCGTAGCAACGACAACGTTGACGTGAACATGAGCGCGGAGCCCGCGGCCgaaccaaaatatttacacagAGACGAGCCGTACAGGGCCGAGTACTCGTACCAGTACTCGCCGCCGAACACGAGCAGCGACACTCTAGACCTCCGGAAGGTTAGATCACCAGCGAAGGCGACGGAGACGGCGCACTCGCCGAAAAAACCCGTCGCATGCTCGGTCGCTAATCAATTAGACGCGTCTCTCCAGAGCAAAGTTGAGGTGACACCCAGTCTTCCGGAACACTGCGAATTGCCGATGGATTACAGCAACCTACCGCCtaaaaagaaaaggaaattGATTGAGTACCAAGAGTACAAAAAGCAGGAGGCCGCCCGTCGTCAACTCGAGGCTTTTTACGATGAAAAAAAAGAACGGCACGGCGAGGGACCACCGGCGGACGAGGACAGTAAATGGCGCCCATGGTGATGTGTCCACCAGACACTCGCTCATTGTGATATTAATAGTCTCTTCTTCCATAAAAagctttaatttgttttaatttatgtatgtttagtTAGTAGTAGTTGTTAGTCCGTTAGTGCCTTATGTTTGCTTTAAATTGTTTATGTGTATGGAACTTTATTTATGTGCCATTTGTTTGATCTCGATGTCTTCCTATAAAATTGTATTCGTGTAGACATGCGCAGTCTTCCATGTATGTACAATATGATTGATgaccataataataataaatgatgtaTGTATCGAATTTCGTGTTTGGAATCCTTAAAACCCTTTGCTATAAAAAACTGAAGTACCTACAAAAAACGTACTTCAACCAAACTCTTTAGAAATTGCAAAAAGGTAACAAACAATAGATACATAGGTTCACCTACATGAACACCATTGCAAACTCAAATAAAACAGTGTTCCTGGGTAGCTAGGTACTTGGTACCTATGTACAAAGGTAGGCAGGTAAggtaaatattacattgtacCTACAATAATAGAATAGGTACCTCTAGCGctatattgtaaacaaatagctatgtaattaagtaataacgcaaaaataatctaacacTAGGTAAATAGGTAAAATGTTACCAGTGTAAGgtaatatgtattagtaaatcaattgaaatgtaataattttcaattatgtaattttaacttataatataatgcTTACCAAATGGTAGGCAAAGAAGCTCATAACAAATGAAACATGAACTGTTATACATTCAATTTATTCAGAAGAGAATGAGACTATTCGGTCATAAATCCAGACTGTGTTGAAACAGAGAATTTCGAAAACGGAAtcatactttgcccgacctgggaatcgtaCCCGTGACCTCTTGTTCGAAAATTGCGCTTACAAATTTAACCAAAGCCCCACCGTACGTgataattaatagtaaatacGGAATGATATAACATATTGAACTGGTACTGGTACTACCTAGATAAtaaattgtcatttattttaatatcaaaatttcTGACCATTGCTAAAATTAAACACctagttattttgattttacGCATATTCTACATGACAGCTAATGCCCTCTTGCGACAACTTTAGacgaaattaaatgaataaaacgcCATCTATTTTAAAATCTCACATTAATGTTTCAGAAGAAATTACACTACGAATGTGGTGCTTCTACGTTAGCAGTTAGTTCTTTGTTATCccactagatggcgctacaTCTGATTACTCACTACCGCCATCTATCTTTGTTATTCATAGACTCACGGTCACATCATAGATGGCAGCAGTAGAAATGTCATACGTTTGTATTATTGCTACTGCCCGATAGGTGCCACTGCTTTACTCATATTCTtaacaagtacataatatataattaaaaattgtaaaattaataaaaacttgccaaatgaaataaatcaataatggTTGacaatttttatacatttaattatctattttcttaaaattttatacatcGTTTAATTGAAACAGTCGTTTAAAACGTCAATGTAAATTACTTAATGCAAATAAGGTATAAAGAATTGTcgaaattattatgttagataattaataaaaatgaagataTTCAATATCATTTCGTTGgaactttttattgttaagtatgaagaaactaaaataatttttaaaactacgatAAGTTCTACTCAACGCTAGATGGCAGCAGCTGTATTCACCAAAACTCCTTGTTTAGATACCGCGTACGTAGTAGAATGGTAGTAGCGGAGTAAAGTGGGGCGCGCAGCAAATCAACTCGATTCATTCATTGACACGCCGGCCGGCCGGCCAGTCGGTAATCCAGTGACACCACGACGAGTCGTACAGACCGAACAACGTAAAATGTGCTGCGCGCAATTTGTAACGAACttcgaattttaaaaatacGAATTTGACAGTTATTTGTTATTTGACGTGAACgagaaaaattgtaaataaatattattttgtttagtaaaactGAATGGTTTATTGTGAATATTTAGTGATGATTTGTGACTATGGTGTCGTGGAAAGTGTTTTTAAGTGCAATGTTGTGAATTGGCGATGCTTGTAGGAGAACAATCTCCGGCACCGCGGGTGGTGGCCGGTCTCAGAAAACTTCGTCCTGAATTGACTCCTGGACCTGTTCCTACGCCTGTAGATCCTGATTTTAGGATATCAGGTTGGTTTTAAACTTCTAGTTACCTTCAAATAGCGAACCAACTAGATTTTAAAGCGATTGATTATAAATTCATAGCACCGGACTTGGTATCTAAACTGGGCTCTAGTTGATAAATTATAGAATAACGTTATTGGTCATACAACAGGCTCCCGCCTAGTTCTTGTGTTTTTTGTGCTAACATGTGGCTGGCAACTAATGGCAAATAGAAACATTGTGAATAAAGTACAGTGTACTACAAAATAAAGATTCTAACTAACTGGTTACTCTCAATTTGTATTGAATCTTTTACACCTATCTTATAGTTCCTATTAGATAGGTGTTGTTGTACGAAACTCGATGTCGAAAATTAACCATCTGGTACAATAGGTATAGCtaggtacgtaggtacctacgtgtATTTACGATTTACTTGTACCTACACTACGtgtttacaataacaaacactcctttattaaatcaattagattagattaactACTTTTTTAACGTAACTACGTAGTTTGGAAGGGTCTACGGGACATCGAcagcaataaacaaaaacaacaatacctacctattttgcGATTCGATAATAAATCTATGAAAGCTCATCAACCTTTTTTTCGTCCTTTAACTGTACTGACAGACTCTAGACATAGCCCCTTCCTTTAAACAACGACAACAGCTGTTAAGCACATGTTACACATAGCACAACAATAATTGTCTGCAAGATAAATATCTTAGAACAACTTAAAAATGCCAAAGTGCTACTTAGATATCTTAGCATATCTTAAACGGGTAGCAAGTTACATTCTGTTAATATGAGTCGAGTTGTGATACCTAAGTTAGGTTAATAAATACCTATCTGCATAAGTTATACTATGCAGGTAAGCTAACAGTGTAGTgttttgaaactaaaaataataacaaagtttaTGTTGGTACCTACATGATAGTATAGGTATCCAGGtatgtacttaggtatctaTACATAAAAAACAATGATATATTAGTTAGGCACAAATAAAAGTGGTTGTGACTGTGTAACCTAGGCACCAAAAGTTCTTGCATTTTTCCTAGGCACAGGAAGCTTAATctgatgtttatttaaatacctagtaggtacataaaatagGCAACATTTTAAATCGAATTTCATTCATTTAGTACACAAGTACCTAACATCTAGGCATGAGTACTCTTGAATCACACACCTTGAATCAGACACTTCTAGGTATAGTTATATGTCATATACCTAGATGTATCTGccttaatttacataataataaatgtgaacTAAAGACGCTAATGTTATCATTCCTCGCAATGTCCTAACAAGGTCTCATTGCATCGTAATTAGCAGGTGCacttagtaggtaggtacttaggtactaacacttgatattgatACCTATAATCTAGTTCTATTGACTAAGCAAGAATGATATGTAGTTATTTACTCTAAATGACTTAAAGCGGCTACACATACCCTACGTAACGTGTTTAAACTGTATggatctaatatttttttgctgGATGTAGTTATCTTATAATGTGTAGAGCAAACAGTAAAAGTATACAGTTTTAACAAAATCTAATCAATGATAGATTAGTGTTCGCCAAGATTAAATGTTGATCtccatgtttatattttttatcgacTTTAGCAGtgaaaatgtttctttaacTCCCAAGTCTAGAAGCCAGTTTTTAACATAGTAATTACACTTAGGTACCTAGATATTCATCTATAAGTCATTTACAAATGAAAAGAATCACCCTAAAATAAGGCACAGATATAAGATTCTGGCTCCAGCCGTACTTTAAGACCTTAAATCTATCTAGAAAAGAAATGGCGTGCTGTCTGTGCAAACAAAATTGTCTGCAGTTCGGTCTAGTCTAGACGCTGGACGATCGATAGTTTTGAGTCACACCCATAGTTAGTAACTATGGTTATtccaaataaaaatgtctggCTTTGTACCTAACTAATCGTCGTACTTCCCATAACTAGGGACTTATCAATCACGCAAGTTTTTGCTTCATAAAAATCagcaaatatttcataatatgatgataggtacttaaatgttttatgatttcCTAATCAGATGTTTTATTCGAATAACTAATATTCTAGTGTAGTAGTTAGCTAATAACGAGTGCAACTAAAGTGAAATTCTGAtaattaaaagtagttttttaataaaagttttagtttttaaattaaaatgccaaataaatctatctaaacctaaaaaaattaaagttataagCGTATTGTCATAAAATTCCCATGACCCTTAACGGACGAAACTACCTGGAAATGTCGTATTTTATGATCAAAGTCTGCGGCGGAACCGTGAAGTTTTTGCGTAAAAAATTGTATTCTACAATGGGAAGACACATCAG
This sequence is a window from Spodoptera frugiperda isolate SF20-4 chromosome 5, AGI-APGP_CSIRO_Sfru_2.0, whole genome shotgun sequence. Protein-coding genes within it:
- the LOC118272127 gene encoding hairy/enhancer-of-split related with YRPW motif protein is translated as MKMSDPAPLSKTAKYKKITKPLLERKRRARINRCLDELKDLMVGALEIDDDNLSKLEKADILELTVNHLTKLHSPRDPVLEAKKFQAGFGQCAAEACRFIMSVPDLDANVSQNLVSHLSRLITAQPLTIQVPDRPNFSPPNSPSSVISDRQHYYSDHDRSSSDAEDSVYSGDGSKQWAYNRPAARVPHKVPPTGLLTTVDNLNHHNAPEQLNSQRNGTYYKRVPAEAKDVILQKIRQHIMDKRSNDNVDVNMSAEPAAEPKYLHRDEPYRAEYSYQYSPPNTSSDTLDLRKVRSPAKATETAHSPKKPVACSVANQLDASLQSKVEVTPSLPEHCELPMDYSNLPPKKKRKLIEYQEYKKQEAARRQLEAFYDEKKERHGEGPPADEDSKWRPW